Genomic DNA from Candidatus Zixiibacteriota bacterium:
ATCTGGTATCGACCACGAGCCAATTGCTTCACTCCAAAATCAAACATCGCCACAAACCGCCCCTCCTGAAATTGGCCGATCCGAAACCGTCGGTCTGGGGAAATCCCGACCAGTTGCAGCATGCGCTGCTTCAGTTCATGATTATAGCGGTGGAAGAGATGACCGATGAATGCACTATCGAACTGGTTACGGTGGTCAATGATGGCAACGTCCGGCTCGTGATCGGATTCGACGGTGGGGAAGAGGCGCGGGCGAAAGTCGTCAAGACCTTAAAACAGATATTTGGAAATTCCACGGGGACACAGAAATTATCCATAATTGTAGCCGGGGAGACTCTTCGCTATCATGGGGGAAATTACGGCGTCGAAAGTTCCTCGGAGATTCTTCCGAAACTATTTATAGAGTTGCCTCAATATAAAGGAGGTGTCGATGAGCAGACTTCTGGTAGTTGACGATGAAGACCATATACGGAAACTATATAAAGACTTCTTTACCCGGGACGGTTTTCAGGTGGAGACGGCGGCCTCGGGTGAGGAGGCTTTCCGGCTGGCCGGAGAGAAGGAATTTGACTTGGTGATTCTGGATATCGAGCTGGAAGAGGCCAGCGGTCTGGAAATTCTGAAGCGGTTCAAAGAGGAACACCCACATCTGCCGGTGGTGCTAAATTCGGCCTATTCGACCTATAAGGCCGATTTCCACACCTGGGTGGCTGATGGGTATATTCTTAAGTCCTCGGATATTCAGCCTCTGCGCCAGAAGGTCAAAGAACTGGTGTCGGCATGAGCGAAGAAAAAAAAGAAAATGCCGCCGAACAGTGCGACTGGTTTGGTCAGGTCGATGAACTGGCCAATCAGGTCAAAATGCTCGCCCTGAATCTGGCTATTAATCTGGCCAAAGCCAAGAATGAAATACGCGAACTGGCCTACCTTGAACCGGAATTCACCCGCCTGATTAACGGCTCGGTCGATGTCATAAGGGAAATAACGACTATGCTGAATGCTTTCCGCAATCAGGATAAGTTGGTCTATACGGTTCCCTCGGGCGCCGACAAGCTCGACCGGATCGAGACCTCGCTCAACGAAATACTTAATCTGAGCCAGAATGTTTTGAAAACAGTTGCCGATATAAAAAGAAGAAAGGGACAGGTTGACAATTATCGCCAGTCCCGAGGTGAATGACAAAAATGGAAATACACAAAATCGAAGAAATGGCGCGCCGACGCGGGAAACCGTTCCGGATTCTTATCGTTGATGACGAACCCAGGGTACGTGATGTTTTCAAAGAGTTCTGCGAAATTACCCATTCGGTTGAGGTCGACCTGGCGGTTGATGGTCTTGACGCGGTCAGCAAGGTTGGGAAAGCCAATTATGACCTGGTTACCATGGATCTGATTATGCCCGAGATGGCCGGCGTTGAGGCGGTGGCGAAAATAAAGGAAATCAGACCATATCTGCCGGTCATTATTATCACCGGAAACGCCACCGAGCGTCTTATCAATCAGGCTGGAGTCAAAGGGGCTACCTCATTGATGTATAAGCCGGTCATGCTGGAAGATTTTGTCGACGAAGTGATCAGAGCTTTGGAGAAGGGTATTCCTGTCAAAACCACGGTATGAAGACAGCCATAACAATTCTGGTCGTCGATGACGACTTGATGGTGCGGGGGGTGCTGGAACAGCTTCTGGCCCGCAAAGGATACTCTATAAAGGGGGTCTCGAGCGGCCGGGAGGCGCTGGAATTTATCAGGAATAATCCGGTCGATCTGGTATTAACCGACATTGTTATGCCGGAAATGTCCGGTTTTGAGCTTCTTCAGGTCATCAAGAAGAGTTTCCCCGAGGTGGGCGTTATCATGATGACCGGATACGGGGATGCATGCTCGGTCAAGGAGGCGCTTTCGTTGGGGGCCGATGAATATATTACCAAGCCGTTTAAGGGCCAGGAAGTCTCGCTGATAATCGAGCGGGCCTACTGGCGTTTTCTTTCGCGCAGCAAGGATTTTCAGTTGGTGCCTCCGCGAGGGGAGTAAGAATAAGGATTTGCTCTCTCTTTTCTTTGCCTTCATAATTCTCTTGATATTCCCTGCCAATCGTTTATATTTCATCCCTTAGTTCTGTTAAGGAGAGGTGGCCGAGCGGCCGAAGGCAGCTGCCTGCTAAGCAGTTGACGGTTAACGCCGTCCCTGGGTTCGAATCCCAGCCTCTCCGTATAATTAGTACGCATCAGGGCATTTTCCACTATTATTTGTTGCCGGAGAATAGGTTGGGTGGTCGGGAGAGGGCCGGCAAAATGGGTTTGTTTCTTCGTTTTTTAAAATGTACAGTTTCGTTAGGGCTATTATAAAGTATAAGGCCAACGGTGTAAGATAGTATGCCCAAAAGGGTTGCGAAAATGTGACACGGTTTTGAGCGGCGTGGCGCGTTTTTTGTTTAGGATGGCCGGCCATTTTGGGGCCGTTCTGGGCAATGGCCGTATTTGGGCGCTTAAAAATATGTTGATTCTTGTCAAAAAGCATAATAGTTTCCTTCTACATAATGGGAAAGGTTCCAAATCACCATCGATGCGCAACAGATTTTGATAATATGGCCCACGGGCAGATTGAAGCCGCCGGTGCGCGAGGGAAGGCGGGAGTGAAGTTGGAAAAAGAAATTAAATATCGGGTTACTCATTCCGACCAGGATCGAAATTTCGGAACCCGACGAAAGCGAGAGAATAATGTGGCATTCCCACAGCAGAGCTGTTGGTTACCCGGTTCATATAATAGAGTATGCAAATACACTTTGATGTAAAAATTTCAAAAGGATATCATAGCGCTTCGCAAAAAAGTCGCGTCTTAAGCGAGGCTTGGGTTGGTAATGAAGTGTTTTGTCCAAATTGCGGATCAAACTTGCTTCAATTCAATAATGGGAAGCCTGTTGCGGATTTTTATTGTTCGATATGTCGTGAAGAATATGAACTAAAAAGTAAGAAAGATTCTATGGGAATGAAAATTGTTGATGGTGCATACCGGACCATGCTTGAAAGATTAACCAGTTATAATAACCCAAGTCTTTTCCTGCTAAATTATGATTTACAAAATTATAAAATACAAAATTTCTTTGTTGTTCCGAAACATTTTTTTGTACCAGAAATTATAGAGAAGAGAAAGCCATTATCGGAAACCGCGCGACGTGCAGGTTGGGTCGGATGCAATATTTTGCTGAAAAACATTCCCTTAACAGGGAAAATATTCTATGTAAGGGACGGGAAGGTTGAATTGAGAGAGAATATTTTAAAATATTGGAGTAAAACACTCTTTCTAAGAGAAACCAAAGAGCTTGCTGCAAAAGGCTGGATTTTGGATATTATGAATTGCATAGATAAAATCGGCAAAGGAGAGTTTTCTCTTAATGAAGTTTATGCTTTTGAAATGCTCCTAAAACAAAAATATCCAAACAATAGACATATTAGAGACAAAATTCGTCAACAGTTACAATTTTTGAGGGATAAGGGTTACTTGGATTTTATCGCAAGAGGTAATTACAGGCTCAGGTAATGACCCTTTTAAAAAGAGAAAACATTAGTAAAAAGAAGAGAGAATATTAGTAATATAGGATGAATTTTCTGCGGATTCGACATCTGCGAAAGCGGAAGCAAAGAAGATTCATGCCGGCGCTTATGAAATATAAAAGTGTCGAAAGCCCACCACGGGCGGGCAAGTGCCGTACTAGGCTTTCAGAGAGATTTGCGCCTGCGGCGCATTGTCAAGACTCCAAGGGGTCGTTCACCTGCAAAAACTGCCCTACTTGGCTGGTGGACAATGTGGCGTTCCCACAGCCCGGCTATCGGGAATGAATTGAAGATGTCGGGTTTCTCAATCATCCGGCTGGCGCCGGATTCCTTTGAAACCCGACCTACGAAGACTGGTAATCCGCCCAACGGCGGAGATTTTTCACACCGGCTTCAATGCCAGTTTGTTAAAGGGAGTAACTGCTTCATATCAAAGATGAATCCGCCTGGTGTCGTCATAAAGCCTGGTTGACACGGCTATCAGGAAAGTGGCGGCATAACTGGTTATTCCCCATGTCCACCCCCCCTCAAGAAAAATTGAGGTAAAAAGAAGCAGGGCCATCGATAATAGATATATGGCGAAAGGATGATTTTCCGGTATTCGGCTGAAAGTGAAGGATCGACGTGCCTGTCTCAAATTGCGCCAGTAGAGCGCAATAAGCATCAATGCACCGACCAAACCCGTTTCCGCCAAATAATGCAATATTGGGCTGTGAGCGCTAAGTCCACTCACATACATAAAGAAAGGATCAAATTTCAGCAGCGGAAAGGCAGTTTCGATATATCTGAAATTCCCGGGGCCGATTCCCAAGACGGGATGCTGTTGGAAGGCTACCAGTGCGGCATGGTACAGGGATTTCCTCAGTTCAAAGGACACGACCGGCTGATTTGAGGAAATCTCGCCGAATCTGCCGGTAATGGGCTGCAGCATCGATGGATAAAGAATCATCATGAATACCGCACCCAGCAGACCATATATTATAATCCTTTTTGCACGCCTGCCGGCATATGAAAGCTGTTCCCCCCTGGCCTTCCTGATTGATAACACCATGACGACTAATGTTGCCAGTAAACCAAAGGCGATTGAAGTTCGCGATTGGGTAACCAGAAGACCCCCGAGAACAAATCCTGACCCCAACAGGTACATGACTGAATACCGCTTTGCCCACAGAAATAATGAAATACCCAGGGGAAGAGCGATCATCAGAAGGTCATCAAGCGTGTTGATGGTGAATCCAAACGATCTCATCGCCCCGCCGGAACGAAAGAAGAGGAATAGATTCAAGAAACCATTAATGACACTGATCCAGAAGAAAAATCCGGCGGCAGAAAACAAGGCATACCTCGAAACCCTATAAATTGAAAGAAACAGCAGGAGTAAGATTATCGATTTGAAAATTGGCGTGAGTGATAGATCGGGCTGAATGGCAAATATCCCGGTAAGCGCCAGCATCAGAGTGATTAATATATAATTCTTAATTATGGAGGGCGCAGCAAGTGATGCGTCTCGTTTGAGCAGGACGTTGGCCAGGGCCGACAGAATCAATGCCCCGGCCGCCAGATCAGCAGGGAAGAGGGGGAATCTACTGGACAGCGGGAATTGGAAAAATAATGAAATAATAAAAAGATTCAGAGCATACCTGGGGAAACAGATTAAGAGAAAAATGGGTAAGGCGGCGAAATATGCTACGGCATAGGTCATACGATTGGCCAGCAGTATGGCCGCTCCAACGAATAAATATAAGACCGCCAAAATGATGGTCTGGAGTTCAATCTTCTTAAAATCTATATTAGCAATCGTTTCCATTCTTTTCAATCATATAATAATAAGCGGGATTGGTCAAGACCCGATTGCGCTCCCGACATTCTTATTCTGAGAAATCATGGATCGGAATTGGCGGGACATGCGGACTTATGGAAAATGCCATGGTCTCATCGTGAATCATGCAAGGTTATCACTCGGGCCATTTTCTAAAATTGCAGCGGGCGTTCAAGGTCGCAGGGAATTGACCCTTTTGCGCCCGAGTTGGAATCGAGAGTTGCGCTTCGTGCAAGCCGGGAAAAGCGATTA
This window encodes:
- a CDS encoding response regulator, producing MSRLLVVDDEDHIRKLYKDFFTRDGFQVETAASGEEAFRLAGEKEFDLVILDIELEEASGLEILKRFKEEHPHLPVVLNSAYSTYKADFHTWVADGYILKSSDIQPLRQKVKELVSA
- a CDS encoding response regulator translates to MEIHKIEEMARRRGKPFRILIVDDEPRVRDVFKEFCEITHSVEVDLAVDGLDAVSKVGKANYDLVTMDLIMPEMAGVEAVAKIKEIRPYLPVIIITGNATERLINQAGVKGATSLMYKPVMLEDFVDEVIRALEKGIPVKTTV
- a CDS encoding response regulator; the encoded protein is MKTAITILVVDDDLMVRGVLEQLLARKGYSIKGVSSGREALEFIRNNPVDLVLTDIVMPEMSGFELLQVIKKSFPEVGVIMMTGYGDACSVKEALSLGADEYITKPFKGQEVSLIIERAYWRFLSRSKDFQLVPPRGE
- a CDS encoding restriction endonuclease; the protein is MQIHFDVKISKGYHSASQKSRVLSEAWVGNEVFCPNCGSNLLQFNNGKPVADFYCSICREEYELKSKKDSMGMKIVDGAYRTMLERLTSYNNPSLFLLNYDLQNYKIQNFFVVPKHFFVPEIIEKRKPLSETARRAGWVGCNILLKNIPLTGKIFYVRDGKVELRENILKYWSKTLFLRETKELAAKGWILDIMNCIDKIGKGEFSLNEVYAFEMLLKQKYPNNRHIRDKIRQQLQFLRDKGYLDFIARGNYRLR
- a CDS encoding O-antigen ligase family protein, with the translated sequence METIANIDFKKIELQTIILAVLYLFVGAAILLANRMTYAVAYFAALPIFLLICFPRYALNLFIISLFFQFPLSSRFPLFPADLAAGALILSALANVLLKRDASLAAPSIIKNYILITLMLALTGIFAIQPDLSLTPIFKSIILLLLFLSIYRVSRYALFSAAGFFFWISVINGFLNLFLFFRSGGAMRSFGFTINTLDDLLMIALPLGISLFLWAKRYSVMYLLGSGFVLGGLLVTQSRTSIAFGLLATLVVMVLSIRKARGEQLSYAGRRAKRIIIYGLLGAVFMMILYPSMLQPITGRFGEISSNQPVVSFELRKSLYHAALVAFQQHPVLGIGPGNFRYIETAFPLLKFDPFFMYVSGLSAHSPILHYLAETGLVGALMLIALYWRNLRQARRSFTFSRIPENHPFAIYLLSMALLLFTSIFLEGGWTWGITSYAATFLIAVSTRLYDDTRRIHL